Below is a genomic region from Telmatobacter sp. DSM 110680.
TCGGCAAAGAGTAGAATTACGAAGCTCACCTTTGATTTTTCAGAACACGCAAGAGTGATGTATGTGGTCGTGCCTGAGAAACCAGAAGCGATGCCTGTCGTGGTGCTGCTCCACGGGTCCGGACGCAACGGCGAGATCATGGCTCAAGCGTGGAAGGACTTGGCGGGGCAAGAGGGTTTCATCGTCGCCGCTCCCGATGCGTTCGACCCTGCTTCGTGGGGTTCGCTTATGGATCCACCGGAGTTTTTTTCGGCTGTAGTCGAACAGGTAAAGGCAATCCATGCCGTCGATGAGAGTCGCATCTACCTATTTGGTCACTCTGCAGGTGCGGCCTACGCGCTATTTCTGGCCGTCATGGATTCAGATTTGTTTGCGGCCACAGCCGTTCATGCAGGTGCGCTGCAGGCAAACCCTGACGGACTGTTTGAGCAGGCAGACAGAAAGATGCCGATCGCAATCTGGGTAGGCGATCACGATCCCAATTTCCCGGTCGATACGGTTGAGGCGACGAGACGCCTCTATGCCGCAAACGGATACGAGATCAAGTTGAATCTAATTCCGAATCACGATCACAACTACTACGCTATTTCCGACCAGGTAAATGGAAAAGCCTGGGATTTTCTAAAGGGAGTTCGACTGAAGTCGGCAAGCAACGCCGGTCAGCCTTGATACTTCTCTGAATCACCAATCGTCACCCGATACCATTTCTTGGTCACAATCTTGAATCGATAAGTACCTTCAAACGCTACGGTCCGTATAGCACTGTTCATCACACGGCTTCGACGCGGAGGAGATTTCGTGCAATCGATGCGCAATGGAATTCTGATTTCAGCATTGCTTCCTTTTGTGGGGTGGTCGCAATCGCCTTCACTCACGGATCCTGCGGTAGCGGCCGCTGACAAGACATACACAACACAAAACTGGGCAGACGCCGAGAGTCAATATACAGCCCTCACACAACGTAGCCCTGAGAATCCGCGCTTTTGGTACCGGCTCAGCGTTTCTGCCCGGCAAGAAAAGCATTATGAGGTCGCGCTCTCCGCGATGCAAAAAGCCAAGACGCTGGGTGCGAGCAAGAATCTTCCCAATTTCATCGCGGACTACGAAATCGCCATCATTCTTGCCGGTATGGGTGATGCGGATCGCGCGCTCGCGTCGTTGAAAGCCTCGGCTAATGGTGGATTCTCTCAACCAAACCGGCTCGCCAATGATCCCGAATGGAGTTCTTTGCGCAGCAATCCGCAGTTTATGGCGCTTTCGAAGCAGGTGCAGCACAACGCTGCCCCCTGCGAAGATGCGGAGTTTCGGCAGTTTGATTTCTGGATTGGAGATTGGGACGTCGCGTCAGCTTCCGATGGTACGCACCAGGGTTCGAGCCACGTTGCGAAAGAGATGGACGGATGCGTCATCTGGGAGAACTGGACTTCGGCCGGCGGTCCTTATTTTGGTAAGAGCTACAACACCTGGAACGTGAATCTCAAGCGTTGGGAACAATACTGGGTTGATAACGCCGCGGGCGTCATCTTCTTTCACGGCGGAATCAAAGACGGGGTCATGGACTACTGGACGGACGACGTACCCCTGCCAACAGGCGGCACGCTTCTGCGGCACCTTCAGTTCTTCAACCTTGGTCCGGACAAAGTCCGCCAGTTTTCGCAGGGATCGAACGATGGCGGAAAAAACTGGCACGTGGAATATGATTTCATCTACACGAAAAGCCCTCAGAAACCCGTAGCTCCCGGATCCTGATCAATACAGCAGCACCGCAAGGCGATAAGAAGTGAAGGTGCCATCATCTCCGCGTGCGTCGCAACTGCCTACCGCCGCTTCCTGGAATTGATGGGAGGCGAGATGATCGGCCAGTTGTTTCGGAAGATGTGTCACGTCCGAGCTTTCCCAGCGCATGATGAATGCGGGCTGCGAAAGGCTGTCGGAGCCGGGCAATCCCTTATCCATGATGCAGGCGGCGCGCGCGGCCCGATGATCAGCCAAGACCTTCACACCCGTTCGTTGGATTAGTTCAGAGAAACGTGATTCAACCTGTTCCTGTGTAAGCGCCTGCACGTTTCGAGAGAAATCCGCCGTGGCGTATAGCACTCCACGACTGGCAACGACGGCAATTCCAACGCTGTCTACCTCAGGACTCAGCATGTTTTCCCGATGCGGTTTCGACTGCATCCAGCCATCCTGAATGGCTTCTATCGTGTGCGCGACTGCAACATTCTCTTCGATCAAGTCGAAGTGCGCACCGGTCAGGCCGGCACGTTCAGAGACATTCAACTCTCCGGGATATTGATGAGCGATTGGCCCCTCTGAGGCCATCCGGAGTGTGTGCTTGCGTGCTGCTTCGGCAAGCGAGCGGTCCCACTGGAGCGGCGGCACTCCCGCCGCGGCGCGAGCCTGATTGGCCAGCCGCATCAACTGTTCTGCCTCTGGCTGAATTTCCCGGCCTTCCTGCGCTAACAAGGGAAGCGACATTGCAATCAGAAGCCAGAAAGCCACGAACAAGAGAGAAAGTCGTTTATCCAAACTAGTCACGCCCACTTTCAAAAATACAGGATCTTTCCGTCGCGATATTTTGACATCATCTGGAGGTTTGGAACCCAGGTCGGCTCCCCTGATCTGCGATCCCAGATTTAGATAGCTGGTTTACGGTAGTCCTTACTGAAACCGCCACGCGATCCGATCCAGAGGATCAGAAGGAGAGACGGCAATCCGACGACGCTGGTAAGCGCAAAAAACTGTGTCCAGCCTATCTTCTCTGACAACACTCCGCCCGAGGATGCGATCACAGTGCGACTAAGCGATGCGAGCGACGACAGCAGCGCGAACTGGGTTGCTGTAAAAGCGGGCGAGCACAAACTGGAAAGCCATGTTATTAACGCGGTCCCTGCCATCGCCCCCGTGAGATTTTCGGCGGTAACGCATAAGGCAAGGTATCCGACCCGATGCCCGCCTACGGCCTGGAGAACAAAAAACAGATTCCCGATTGCTTGTAAGATTCCGCAAAGAATCAGCGAGCGGAGAATCCCGAATCTGGTCGTCACGACACCGCCAATCAGGGCTCCCGTCACAATCGAGAAGAATCCGAATATCTTCGAAGCAGTGGCGATCTCAGGGAGCGAAAATCCCAGCGATATATAAAGCGGCGTTGACATCACACCCGCCATTGCCTCGCCCATTTTGTAGGCGAAGATGGCAATCAGAATGACGAGCCAAAGCGGCCGGTTCATGAAATCACGAAACGGTTCGATCACGGCTTTGAAAAGCGCGTGAAGAATCGTCTGCCACACCGAGTGAGCGACATACGACTTCTCCGCGGGCAGCTTCGGTTCGGGACCGAACACAAAGACCAGTAGTCCCACCCCAAGCAGTGCAGCCATGGTGGCATAGGCTGCGAACCACCCGTTCGAGGCCGCGATGAACAAGGAGCCCGCTCCGGCAGCCAGCATGCCAATTCGGTAGCCGGACTGAATCATGGCCGCTCCGGGGGCCTGCTGTTCGCTGTCCAGGCTCTCCACACGCCAGGCATCGATGACAATGTCCTGGCTCGCAGACAGAAACGCAACCACAACCGCCAGGACAGCCATGCGCGAGAGGTTGTGCTTCGGATCGCATGATCCCATAGCGAGGATTGCACCGATGAGAAGAATCTGGATAGTGATTCCCCAGCCGCGCCGTCGTCCCAAGGGCAGCGGTGGAGGCACTCGATCAATGAGCGGCGCCCATACGAATTTGAATGAGTAAGCGGTGCCAACCAAAGCGATGGCGCCAAGCGTTGAACGCCGCACGCCGACAGTCGCAAGCCATGCTTGAAGAGTGGAGTACGTGAGAAGCAAAGGCAGGCCGCTGGCAAATCCAAGAGCGAGCACCTGCAGCACGCGTGGCTCAGTGTAGGTTGCGACCGCTTTACGCCAGTTTGTTTGAGCGTGTACTTCGTTGGTTCCGGGTAAGTCAGTCATCTCAGTTTTTCGGGTATCCTGAATCAGCCTTTTGTAGCACTTCAGTTTTTTGCATCAAGGATCGCAGGAATCAATCTTAGAGCAGTGCTGGCCAATCAGAAGTAGGAGAGCCAACAGAGTCAACGTACCACGAATGGCTTCACCCGCTCCCAGTCTCGTCACGTGAGATTACATCTCGTTGATTCACTGCATTGGGTTATCGGCAGTCGCAGTTGCAGTGCTTGGCTTCAACTTCCGGGGAGACGCTCTGTGCGACCAATTCGGTCCGCGCACACGTCTGGAAATGGGGTTGTGATAGAGCTATGGTGATTGTGAAAAAAGGCGACTGTGAGCATTGCGGTAGATTCTACCGCTATTCGCTCTGGCACTCCGGCTTCGGAGACAACTCCTACGCATACTGCGACGATTGCGGCATGCTGGCCTCGATCAATTACGAAAATCCGGCTGTTGTAGGTTTCCCGCCTCTCACGACGCAATACGCCGAAATTGAGGAATCATGGGAGCCGTTGTTGCGGCCTTGCTCCTGCGGTGGGCGATTCCGTAAAGGTGCATCGCCGCGCTGCCCTTTCTGTAATGAGCCTCTTTCTGCCAAACATGCAGCAGGCCACATTCAGGCACAGGCACAAGGCGCGGGAAAGGGATGGCGCTGGCAGCAGAACTGGAGCGGCGTCTACTGCATGGCCATCGACAATCCGCAAAATCCAGGAACCCCTCTGCAGATTGTGGATCCCGTGATCGCACCGGAACTTGTCAAGACCAAGAGGCGCTGGTCGCTCCTGTTTAATTTTGGCCGATGAAGATTGGAATAGTCAGCGATACGCACGGGCTGCTGCGTCCTGAAGTAATTCCGGCGCTAACAGGAGTTGAGCACATCCTTCACCTGGGCGATGTCGGCGACCCTCAGATTTTGAAATCACTTGAAACGGTGGCGCCCTTAACCGCGATCCGCGGCAATATAGATCGCAGCGGGCCTTGCAGCCTTCTACCCGCGACCGAAGTTGTGCTGCTCGAAGGTAAGTACATCTATATGCTTCACGATGTGCACACCCTGCACCTGGACCCCGCAGCTGCCAAATTCGCGGCGGTGCTTTATGGCCACTCGCATCAGCCGGGCTTTAGGCGGCACAAGGGCGTGCTTTACTTCAATCCGGGATCTTGTGGACCGCGCCGCTTCGAACTCCCTGTCACGATAGGAATGATGACAATCGAGAAAGATACCGATCCCGTCGCCGAGATCGTGCACCTTGATTGTGCTTAGCGGAGGTCCCGCTCGGTTCGTTGATCGCCCTTGGTCTTGAACCGTGAAACACCAACATAAAACGTATTCGCATCGGTGCCCGGGTTGTGTTGGCTGATGTTTGCGTTGGACAAGTGTTGATAGCGATAGCCAATCGTGATTGCCTGGTTTTTATGGTGGAAGATGTTTACTCCAGTTCCGTAATCAATCGTGTACATGAATTGCGAACCCTGCGGGCTGAGTACGCGATCGCTGAAGTAGATGAATCCTCCGTCGGTAGAAAAGAACGGCTGCACACGATGAAGCGGCAGGAAGTCTGCCTGAAATCCCACTGGACTGAGTCCGCTGCCGTAGACGCGCTTGCGCTGGTTAAACAAAGTCCCTGTCGAAGTTGTGTTCGGCGTAGGCCAGTCGAGCATGGCCAGCGCTGTCATCTCGGGAGAATAGCGCAAGGTCCACGATTGATGATGACGGTAGAGTTCATAAGAGTAGCGGAGATCGATTGGCATGTACTTTACGTCGCCGGCATATCCCCAGATGTGACCACTCATCGCGGAAATTCCCCACCATGCACCAAATTCGTGTTTGCCGCCCGGACCCTGCCAGTTTGGCGGGGCGGTTGCGACAGGAGCGGGCTCAACTTCGGCAAGGTAGGCCTCGGCGCCGCTGTCATGATGCCGCGAGGCATAGCGCATTGCCTCGGCAGTCGATGCGGTCACGCCTTCACCGGCATCGCTGAAGAAGCTGTTCGCCTTGACGATGCGCGAGTCGCGATACCATGGTGGGCGGAAGCGCAGAATGTTGGCAAAGCCGCGCGCCGGTGTGAGGAAGTTCGCCATTGTCAGCAGAATCGGATTGTGGCTCTTGTCTTCGAGCTTGGTCACTACATGCTTGTCGAGATAATCCTCGGCAATGGTCCATCCGAAGCCCCCGAGCGGCGTGGTGACAAGCTCAACCCATCCGGTCTCGTTGGTTAATACACCCTTGTCGTAGAAATAGTGATCGCCATTGTGACCGATGCTGGCTTCGCCGAGCGGGCCGAGTTTCCACTCAAAGCTGTAGAAGGTTGACCACGCGAGCGCACGCATGCGGGAGTGCCAATAAGCGCGATCATTCTGGAAGTCGAGGGTCATTCCTTTTGGGTCATTCTGGATCCAGATGCTGTTGGTGATGGCGCCCATCATGGGATGGCCCACATAGTCGTCGAGCGCCGGGTTGTTGTCGGACCACCGATCCCAACGCCACTCTGCAGCCGACGCGATATAACGGTCCCACCATTTCCCGGTGAGCGTTTCGGTGCGATACCAGTAGCCCGTGTAGACATTGCCGGCGTTTTCAAATGAATTAAACAGCAGGGACTCAATCACCATCGGTCCCCAATGCATTCGGCATTCACGCGCACGAGTTGTGTCCGTGGGACAGTCCTTAAGCGGTACGTATCCTTGATGCGGGGGCGGCTCTACACGGGGTTCGAAAGCTTCGCCGGTGGACGCGCTCCAAGCCTCAGGATTGAACGGCGGCAGAGTAGCGGATGTCGATGGAGACCCTGCGTATGACGGTTCACCCAATACCGGCATCTGCCCGGAGGGGATGTTGTTGAGTTGCACCGGAACGGGTGCTGCTGGAAGCGGCGCATCTGGGATGGACGATGCATTTCCTGCGGAGTTCGGTACTTGATCGGATCGCGAAGGCGGATCGGCTACTGCGACTGGTGCCTCTTGCCCGACGTCGGCGGATTGTGAAAATGCTGCATTGCAGGCGGACAGGCAAATCACGGTGAATATAAGGTTGCGAAATAGCAAAAGGTATCGCTGCAATGGGATCAATTCGTATTTTTCTTTATTCGTCTTTCTACTGCTGTCGACATGCTCTGCTTCGGAACACGATCTTTTATACGTAGGGAACTTCAAGCCTGCAGGCCTCCTGAAAAGATTGATTCGGGAAATCTTGGTGATAGGGCCGGGAAACGCAGCGATTCAGCTACTTATCTATTAGACATTCAAATATTGAAGAAGCCTTCTTACTTACAAATGAAGATTTGGACATCCTGGTTCGATCAGACCATACCTGGAAAGCTTGGATGCAGATTTCGACCTATCTCCTGTCTGCAAGCTTCATCAAATGGGGGGGGGAATTCACGAACATGTTTGCCGACCAATCGGCAGCAAACATCCCAGGACCAGGGGTAGTCCCGGGTTACAGATGGCCGTGAGCAAACCCGCTGACCCAAACCGTGCCTTCTGCTTTTTTGCCTGCTTTACAGTGACAAAGGAGAGCCGAGAATCGATTGCGGATTGCCATCGATCCCCAACTCTCGCTCGATTGGGCCAAAAACGAAAGGACGCTTAGAACTGGCGGGTGTATTTCCTCACATCACGAATGCCCGCGCCGATGCCCAGGACGTGGTCGATACGGCGCTGAAATGGATCAGATGGCACCGGTTGCAGCTCAGCACTCGCCTCGGCCGCTTGTGTAGCGATAGGTTGGGTCACTTCAGGGGTTACAGCCTGGGAAACTGCCTCGGTGTTTGGGTCTTCCCCGAACAGCGCCTTGAGCACGGTGACGAGTCTCTCAACCTGCTCTTTGCGCACACGCAGCTTTTCAAATTCGGCATTGATCTCGATCAATTCCGTCTTTGCGGCTTCGAATGCTACACGATAAATCTCTCTCGAACCTTCCAATTTCATACCCCCACAGGCGCGTAGTCTAGCACGCGTGTGAAGCTGGAAAGTAAGAGTCAATAGTAAGAGTTACCGGACGCAGTGCGTGACATTCAAGTCTTCAATCACCGCGCAAACAAAGGCAATTTATTGCATTGGGAAGAGAGGATGAGGAACGAGAAGAAGCCGAGGAACAACCCGGCAGATTTCACGAAAAACGGTCAGCGGTGCCCCGCCGTGCTGCCGGCTCCGCACCGCTCACCGTATACACGCTGGCTCGCGGTCAGCGTTAAAACTGGCGACTGAACTTGCGCCCCACACCGTGACCAAGTGCGCTGTCGAGGCGACGCGCAAACGGGTCGGACGAAGCGCCGTTGCCATTGGTGGCTTGATACTGGTACGTAGGCTCTTCCTGAGACTGAATCGCCTCGTTGGCGGCGTCGGAAGCGCTTTGGACGGCGGCTGCTGCGGCCGCGGCTTCTTCCGCACCAAGTAGAGGCTTGAGAGCCATAACAACTTTTTCAATGCGATCTTTGCGCGCCCGGAGTTCCTCATACGCCCCGAGGATGTCGTTCAGTTCCGAGTTCGCCGAGTCAAACGCAACGCGATAAACTTCTCCACTATTGGGCTTCATTTCGATCTCCAGAGCAAAATTTAGCATGATTTAGAATATTGCTTC
It encodes:
- a CDS encoding alpha/beta fold hydrolase, with amino-acid sequence MLRCWTIMLCAILLTFPASAKSRITKLTFDFSEHARVMYVVVPEKPEAMPVVVLLHGSGRNGEIMAQAWKDLAGQEGFIVAAPDAFDPASWGSLMDPPEFFSAVVEQVKAIHAVDESRIYLFGHSAGAAYALFLAVMDSDLFAATAVHAGALQANPDGLFEQADRKMPIAIWVGDHDPNFPVDTVEATRRLYAANGYEIKLNLIPNHDHNYYAISDQVNGKAWDFLKGVRLKSASNAGQP
- a CDS encoding CAP domain-containing protein, with amino-acid sequence MTSLDKRLSLLFVAFWLLIAMSLPLLAQEGREIQPEAEQLMRLANQARAAAGVPPLQWDRSLAEAARKHTLRMASEGPIAHQYPGELNVSERAGLTGAHFDLIEENVAVAHTIEAIQDGWMQSKPHRENMLSPEVDSVGIAVVASRGVLYATADFSRNVQALTQEQVESRFSELIQRTGVKVLADHRAARAACIMDKGLPGSDSLSQPAFIMRWESSDVTHLPKQLADHLASHQFQEAAVGSCDARGDDGTFTSYRLAVLLY
- a CDS encoding MFS transporter, with product MTDLPGTNEVHAQTNWRKAVATYTEPRVLQVLALGFASGLPLLLTYSTLQAWLATVGVRRSTLGAIALVGTAYSFKFVWAPLIDRVPPPLPLGRRRGWGITIQILLIGAILAMGSCDPKHNLSRMAVLAVVVAFLSASQDIVIDAWRVESLDSEQQAPGAAMIQSGYRIGMLAAGAGSLFIAASNGWFAAYATMAALLGVGLLVFVFGPEPKLPAEKSYVAHSVWQTILHALFKAVIEPFRDFMNRPLWLVILIAIFAYKMGEAMAGVMSTPLYISLGFSLPEIATASKIFGFFSIVTGALIGGVVTTRFGILRSLILCGILQAIGNLFFVLQAVGGHRVGYLALCVTAENLTGAMAGTALITWLSSLCSPAFTATQFALLSSLASLSRTVIASSGGVLSEKIGWTQFFALTSVVGLPSLLLILWIGSRGGFSKDYRKPAI
- a CDS encoding metallophosphoesterase family protein, coding for MKIGIVSDTHGLLRPEVIPALTGVEHILHLGDVGDPQILKSLETVAPLTAIRGNIDRSGPCSLLPATEVVLLEGKYIYMLHDVHTLHLDPAAAKFAAVLYGHSHQPGFRRHKGVLYFNPGSCGPRRFELPVTIGMMTIEKDTDPVAEIVHLDCA
- a CDS encoding acyloxyacyl hydrolase; its protein translation is MHWGPMVIESLLFNSFENAGNVYTGYWYRTETLTGKWWDRYIASAAEWRWDRWSDNNPALDDYVGHPMMGAITNSIWIQNDPKGMTLDFQNDRAYWHSRMRALAWSTFYSFEWKLGPLGEASIGHNGDHYFYDKGVLTNETGWVELVTTPLGGFGWTIAEDYLDKHVVTKLEDKSHNPILLTMANFLTPARGFANILRFRPPWYRDSRIVKANSFFSDAGEGVTASTAEAMRYASRHHDSGAEAYLAEVEPAPVATAPPNWQGPGGKHEFGAWWGISAMSGHIWGYAGDVKYMPIDLRYSYELYRHHQSWTLRYSPEMTALAMLDWPTPNTTSTGTLFNQRKRVYGSGLSPVGFQADFLPLHRVQPFFSTDGGFIYFSDRVLSPQGSQFMYTIDYGTGVNIFHHKNQAITIGYRYQHLSNANISQHNPGTDANTFYVGVSRFKTKGDQRTERDLR